GGCGGCACTACAGTAGGATTTATAATTCGGCTTCTAATTTTGCGCACAATATAATCCGAAAATAAATGTTTTCTCGCCTGGACAAGAAAAAGCTTCTGTGCACTAATCAAAAaatgctacaaaaaaaagttctaaAAACTATTGATCAGATCATTTCAAAACCAAATGATCCTTCATTTATGGCCAATAAAAGCGAGGATTGAAGCTGTTCATACGATTCGTAATCAGGCAAACATATCTGATTAaaactagaaaagaaagaaaagtcaaAAGAATCGTCATCGTTCCCCTCGCGTttactaattttttttaccAACCAAGTATGTGCTGTCGGCAGTCCGTTGATGCGTGCCGACGAGTGGGTCACCGTAAACTTTGGCGACAATTCCGAGAATCCTCCAGGAGGAATCTGAGACGATCCTGTGGTGAACTGCAACAACTGCGCCATCTCCTCCTGAGTGAAACTGCTCACAGCAGACCAAAACCACGTAGTAACCTAAGAGAGCGTGAGGCCGTTTGGATTAGCCAACGAGACAACGTGACTCACATTCGACGACATCCAGAAGCCTTCCACTTTACTGTATTTCCGAAGATCTTTCACGTTGTACTTGCTAGCGCCACACATTAGAAGCTAAACACATCTTGGTCATTGAATAAAATGACAAAAACGTTCATTtcttaattataattaaCCTCCAATTCATTTTCGTCAAAGACGCTCAACAAATCAATGGGAACAATTTCACTTAAACCTGAAGGAAGAAACCTCAAATTGTTTCATTGACTAAGTATATAAATTTTTCCACCAGACCCTTTACGAACGCCTCGATTTGACTTCGCACTTGATCAACCAATCGAAATTGGGTCATGAGGTCCAAGTACTCCAGTTTGTTTGCATTCGTCACCATAATGTCTTCGCCATTCGGCTTGAGAGGAAAGGTCTGCGCACAAAAACATCGACGAATACGCGCGCAGCAACGAATTCGACAAACTTTGAGATTCCCGTCGACGTATAGGTCCTCAGCAAACACGAGCTCCAAATCGTCCACGTCGTTCTCCTTGAtgtatttgatttttgcgACGTAAAACTCCGGATCGTCACTTTCAAAATGCTACAAAAACAGAATTCAAAGATGAtggtaaaaagaaaaacgatttcaCTTTGCCCGTGACGCGAAGACCAACTAGTTGAGCGAGAAAGGATCGACTGAAACGGGCTTTGACGTATCTCGGATTGCCCTGAGCCGTTTCATAGAGACACTTCCCAACGAGACGACCAGCAAATTCAAAATCCTTCAGCCGGTTATTCGCACCGTAACTTGGATGAagctaaaaaaacgacgctaCACGCATAGAAAGAGACGTAAGGAAGATAAAGTACCAATGCCTGAGGATCGTCCTTTTTGAATCGTTGAAAGAGATCCTCCGATGGGTCCAGGAGAgcgtcgaagagaagaacgaaaagTTCTCGTCCAAGACCGCCCCAATCAACGCCTTTAGAGTCTGGTGAGGACGGCCTTCATATACCTAAGGTAATGTACCTCGTTCGTTTTCAAATGAAACTGACCATGCCTTGCACCAATCTTTCACGTGAAACCTCCCTAGCACTTCCATTGcctaagaagagaaaaagcgtttcAGGGCGCATGTGGAAAAGATCTATTCAAACGTGAGATAGGATCTTGCGTCTGTTCAAGTCAATCTGAATGCTCTTTCTCGAGTGATCCTTGTGGTGCTTTATGAGCTCTCTCTGAAAGAAGTCCTGCTTATCGCGAAAATTTCTTGAACCACCTGGAATTGAAAGAGAgaggcgtcgacgttgatttGGCTGAAAGCAGACCATGCTACTCTTACCCATTTTCTGCGAGAGAAAATGAATAAACAGAGCGCCTAATTCGTCTCGATGTCTTGACAAGAGCGTCACTTTCTGATATCCGTCGTCAAGTGTGAACATTTGATCGCGCTgagagccgccgccgccagagaacacgtcgacgtccgtaGCTGACATCCTTCGATCTCCCACGCACGTCTCCCCTAGTATTTCAAAGTCCTCTTCGACTGATGCAGCTCTCGATGCCCTGCCCAAGCGATTTCGTAGTTTCTTCATTAGACCGAGAGGCGGAGTTGCGCTGCCTTTCATCATCTGACTGTCTTCGCGGGGTTTGTTCTCCAGACCTTGATAGCCAAAGAAAAACTAAGGGAGGAAAAAGGAAGTCGTCAAACTTTGTATTCCTAATGCGTTTAATTAGACTTCTTACTTTCGTTCCCGGGCATAGTCGAAAGGTGTGCAGTTTCTTAGGAAATATGAAGAGCTTGAATTCCTTGATACTTATTTGCTACGGCAAATGGTCTAGACTACGCGGCACGTGCGTCTAACCCCAATAGCTCACTTTCGGCGAAATGTAGCAGTAGACTTTTTTGTGCTTCAAACTCTGCTTTTCCACGTCGCACACCTTCGCTTCAAAGTAGGACTGAAAGTTTCTCTTGTCCTTGTCCGTGCTCTTCATTACCGTTTCATACAACGTTGCTACcaaagtaaaagaaaattgagaagagaaacaaaaggCTGTGTGCCTTCGTCTTACGGCTGACACAGAGAATGCCCAGATCAGCGTCAATTATGTGCTGATCAAAATACGTCATCCTCGCCTCGAAGTATCCTTCGTTCGGCAAAGTAAACGTCACTCTAAAGTAGCCTGGACGCACTTGGGACTTAACCGACTGAACAACGGCTTCCTCATCGACGCTGTCCGGCTAAACACCAAAGAGAATTCTAA
This sequence is a window from Oscarella lobularis chromosome 7, ooOscLobu1.1, whole genome shotgun sequence. Protein-coding genes within it:
- the LOC136189587 gene encoding apoptosis-resistant E3 ubiquitin protein ligase 1-like codes for the protein MAAPRYVIALVGAAFCLILFLNRERTSEVDEWMRVRNCQHLDSPIKAAGIHTVEELSKIDVSMTCEIAPQHCTAITEEKAAALEWLAFRTWLEQNAFDSNDFLSRSLTSPEAVMQAKDDGVGFDREAMTSLRQKIVRDRLATPPIDDMKTRRSVWSSVVEGTLSLASKLVQAAFIVLICVAAGGAMFFCFVFHRFRRGLFGALFAFFRRIVNERRSAGGTSGSQIPNYIWWLAHSSSIEWTSKDPLIAGQTLTFRIKIHKRFGGFNNPVPDVKVKDPDGDDHVTVISNADDDEKTTLVKFTTRKSGKYAISVQVGECHVDGSPFEKTVLSGDVCMSKSHIDKQEKRMVVASGICQTVMIVLRDQYGNLCSRDAFLHEQGLRIHVAEPDSVDEEAVVQSVKSQVRPGYFRVTFTLPNEGYFEARMTYFDQHIIDADLGILCVSPTLYETVMKSTDKDKRNFQSYFEAKVCDVEKQSLKHKKVYCYISPKQISIKEFKLFIFPKKLHTFRLCPGTKFFFGYQGLENKPREDSQMMKGSATPPLGLMKKLRNRLGRASRAASVEEDFEILGETCVGDRRMSATDVDVFSGGGGSQRDQMFTLDDGYQKVTLLSRHRDELGALFIHFLSQKMGGSRNFRDKQDFFQRELIKHHKDHSRKSIQIDLNRRKILSHAMEVLGRFHVKDWCKAWSVSFENERGVDWGGLGRELFVLLFDALLDPSEDLFQRFKKDDPQALLHPSYGANNRLKDFEFAGRLVGKCLYETAQGNPRYVKARFSRSFLAQLVGLRVTGKHFESDDPEFYVAKIKYIKENDVDDLELVFAEDLYVDGNLKTFPLKPNGEDIMVTNANKLEYLDLMTQFRLVDQVRSQIEAFVKGLSEIVPIDLLSVFDENELELLMCGASKYNVKDLRKYSKVEGFWMSSNVTTWFWSAVSSFTQEEMAQLLQFTTGSSQIPPGGFSELSPKFTVTHSSARINGLPTAHTCFNQICLPDYESYEQLQSSLLLAINEGSFGFEMI